Genomic DNA from Pseudomonas fluorescens:
AGTTCTCCGAAGCCCTGGCCAAGGAACTGGGTGTGAAGGTCAAGCTGCAGACGACTCCATGGGCCGGCATTCTCGCGGCCCTGGAATCCAAGCGCCTGGACGCAGTGGTCAACCAGGTGACCATCTCCGAGGAACGTAAGAAAAAGTACGATTTCTCCGAGCCGTACACCGTTTCCGGGATTCAAGCGCTGGTACTGACCAAGAAAGCCGACGAGCTGAACATCAAGAAGGCCGCCGACCTGGACGGTAAAAAAGTCGGCGTGGGCCTGGGCACCAACTACGAACAGTGGGTCAAGGCAGAAGTACCGGGCGCCCAAGTCAAAACCTACGATGACGACCCCACCAAGTTCCAGGACCTGCGCGTCGGTCGTATCGACACCATCCTGATCGACCGCCTGGCCGCACTGGAATACGCCAAGAAAGCCAAGGACACCACCGTCACCAGCGAAGCCTTTTCTCGCCAGGAGTCCGGTATTGCCCTGCGCAAAGGCGAGCCTGAGCTGTTGGCAGCCGTGAACAAGGCCATCGAAAAACTTCGCGCCGACGGTACGTTGAAAAAACTTTCGGAAAAATACTTCAGCGCTGACGTTACCCAATAATGGAAGCAGCTCTTCAACTCGCACTGGACTCCGCGCCCTTCCTGCTCAAGGGCGCGTATTACACGGTCTTCCTCAGCCTGGGCGGTATGTTTTTCGGCTTGCTGCTGGGGTTCGGCCTGGCGCTGATGCGCCTGTCG
This window encodes:
- the tcyJ gene encoding cystine ABC transporter substrate-binding protein is translated as MNFSALRRNLLVGSLGLALSAGLLGQAVAGEQLQKIKDAGEIKIGLEGTYPPFSFVDDSGKLTGFEVEFSEALAKELGVKVKLQTTPWAGILAALESKRLDAVVNQVTISEERKKKYDFSEPYTVSGIQALVLTKKADELNIKKAADLDGKKVGVGLGTNYEQWVKAEVPGAQVKTYDDDPTKFQDLRVGRIDTILIDRLAALEYAKKAKDTTVTSEAFSRQESGIALRKGEPELLAAVNKAIEKLRADGTLKKLSEKYFSADVTQ